The following is a genomic window from Desulfobaccales bacterium.
ATGCTGGAGACCGCGATGGCCGCCACGCAGCCGAAGGTCTGGAATTTGATGTCCACAATCCTATCATCTTTGACCTTGATGTAAAAGGTCATCATGTCGCCGCAGGCGGGATTGCCCACCTCGCCGACGCCGTCGGCATCCTCCATCACCCCGGCGTTGCGGGGATGGTTGAAATGCTCCATGACGATGGGGCTATACATGTGCTTTTCCCTCCGAAGACTCCTGGCCCGATTGCAGCAACTCGGCCAGGGTGAGGCTCTTCAGCTTGTCGTAGAAGGCCTGGCCCGCCTCTGCCAGACCCGGCGGCCGGGTCCCACAGCGGCTGCGGGCCGATAGGCTCACGGCGCCGCCCCTCCGGCGGCCATCTTTTTGTGCCACACCGGCGAAAAGGACCGCAGCCGGCTCACCGCCGGCGGCAGATGGGTGAAGACCGCCTCCAGGTCCGCCTCCGTGTTGCTCCGCTCCAGGGTAAAGACCAGGGAGCCCTGGGCCACCGCCGGGGTGAGCCCGATGGCGCACAGGACCGGCGACACCTTCAGGGCCTTGGAGGCGCAGGCCGAGCCGGTGTTGGCATACACCCCTTGGCGGCTCAAGAGAAACAACAGGGCTTCCCCCTCCACGCCTTCGAAGCAGAAGCTGGCATGGCCGGGCAGGCGCTTTTCCGGGTGACCGGTGTGGATGACCTCGGGCACGGAAGCCAGCACTCCCGCCACCAGCTTATCCCGTAGGCCCGTGAGATACGGCCCCTTGGCGGCTAGCTCCTGGGCGGTGAGCTCCGCGGCCTTGCCCAACCCCACGATGCCGGGCACGTTCTCCGTGCCCCCCCGGCGACCATCCTCCTGGATGCCGCCATGGATCTGGGGCACCAGCCGGAGGCGCCGACGGAAATAGAGGGCGCCCACGCCCTTGGGGCCGCCCAGGGCCGGGCCGGAAAGGGTGATGAGATCCACCCCCAGCTCCTCCACATTGAGGGGCACCTGCCCCGCCGCAGCCACCGCGTCGGTGTGAAAGAGCACCCCGGCCTCCCGGCAGACCCGGGCCAGCTCGGCCACTTCCTGGAGGGTGCCGATCTCGTTGCTGGCCACCTGGATGGAGACCAGCACCGTGGCCGGGGTGAGGGCCTGGCGCAGCCGCTCCGGATCCACCTGGCCATAGCGGTCCACGGGGAGAAAGGTGGCCTCGAAATCGTGGAATTTCTCCAGGTAGCGGGCGGCGTTGAGCACCGAGTGATGCTCGATCCCGGAGACGATAACGTGCCGCCCTTTTTTGAGGTGCGCCAGGGCCGCGCCTTTGACGGCCAGATTGTTGGCCTCGGCCCCGGAGGAAGTGAAGATGATTTCCTGGGGCTTGGCATGGATGAGCCGGGCCACCTTGGCCCGCTGCTCCTCCAGCACCTCCTTGACCTCACTCCCCAGGTCATAGACCGCCGAGGGGTTGCCGAAGCGCTCCCGGAAAAAGGGGAGCATCTCCTCCAGGACCTCCGGCCTCACCGGGGTGGCGGCGGCGTGATCAAAATAGGCGATGGCCATGGCGCCTCCTTCAGGCCACCTTGCGGATATACATTCGGTAGCAGTGGTCGCAGTCATCCTCGCACAGCCCCATGAACTCCTGGCCGTGCTTGGCGCACCAGGCCGGGATGTCCTCCAGGGCGCCGTCGTAGTCGGTGAGAATCTCCAGCACCTGGCCGGGCTTGAGATCCTTGAGGAGCTCCGCCGGCTCCAGGAGGTGCATGGGACAGACCCGATAGACCAGATCGGCGGTGACATCCGCCGGACACGCCTGCTCCAGGAACTTCATGTCCAGCCTCCAACTACTTTACTTTTATAATCTATACTAAATTTGTAGAATATATTTGTCAAGGGCCCGGCCAGATATGCATGGCAATTTCATGGGTCAGGTGAGGGGTCGGGAGACTCCCCGCCATTTTCCTTGCGACGCGGTGCCCGGCGGCAATGATTGCCAAAGAGCAGCCCGGGGCTTTCCGGCGCGAAGGTCCCTCCCGGGATTATTCTCTCCGGGGCCGGGAAAAGATTTTTACCGGGGATAACCGGATGGTATAATAAACCCAGCCGAGTTCCGCCGGTGAGGGCGGAAGCGGGGGACCCGAGCAGTAGGGGCGCATCGCCAAAGCGGCGTAGGACAACCTCATCGGTCCGAGCCCGTCAGCTAACCTCGTAGGCGTCGATGGGGAGAACCCTTCCGGGCCGTAGGTTCGGAGGCGTGTCCTCCCGAACCAACGGTGCGGAGGTTCTTTGTCGCATGAGTACGTCTGCCTTGCGCAGCGGCACGGATGCATCAGCATCCGACTCCGAACAACGTCTGTCCCCTTCCCTGAACAACTCCTCCCCGGACTTTCGCCACCTTCTCTCCCTGGCCCTGGGGGCCCTGGGCGTGGTCTTTGGCGACATCGGCACCAGCCCCCTGTACGCCATCAAGGAATGTTTCCATGGCCTGCACGCCATTGAGATCACCCGGGGCAATATCCTGGGGGTCATGTCGCTGATCTTCTGGTCCCTGACCGTGGTGGTGACCATCAAATACGTCACCTTCATCCTCAGGGCGGACAACCAGGGCGAGGGCGGCATCTACGCCCTGGCCGCCCTGTTTTTGGGGGGCGCCAGCCGCAAGGTCTCGGAGCGGACCGTGAAGCGCCTCACATACTTGGCTATCTTCGGCGCCGCGCTCCTGTACGGCGACGGCCTCATCACCCCGGTCATCTCCGTGCTCTCGGCCGTGGAAGGCCTCACGGTGGCCACTACCGCGGCGGAGCCCTTTATCCTGCCCCTCACCTGCGCCCTCCTCATCGGCCTGTTTGCCATTCAGCGCCAGGGCACCGCCCGCATCGGCCGGGTGTTCGGCCTGGTCATGCTCCTGTGGTTCCTGTCCCTGGCCGCCTTCGGCCTGGTGCAGGTCTTCCGGGTTCCCCTGGTGCTCACGGCCCTGGATCCCCGCCACGCCGTGGCCTTCTTTGCCGCCAACCGGCTCCATGGCCTGGTGGTCCTGGGGGCGGTGGTCCTGGTCATCACCGGCGGCGAAGCCCTGTACGCCGACCTGGGGCATTTCGGTCGGGGGCCCATCCGGTTTTCCTGGCTGGCCCTCGTCTTCCCCGCCCTCCTCCTCAATTATTTGGGGCAAGGCGCCCTGCTCCTGGAAAACCCCCAGGCTGCTTACAATCCCTTCTATGAGCTGGTGCCGCGGGTTCTGCTCTATCCCATGGTCCTCCTGGCCACCTCGGCCACCATCATCGCCTCCCAGGCCATGATTTCCGGGGTCTATTCCCTCACCCAACAGGCCATCCAGATCGGCTACTGCCCCCGGTTGCACATCATTCACACCTCCGGGGAGGTCAAGGGCCAGATCTTTCTGCCCTGGGTGAATACCGTGATGCTCCTCGGCTGCCTGGGACTGGCCTTGATGTTCAAGGAATCCAGCCGCCTGGCGGCCGCCTACGGCATCGCGGTGACCGGCACCATGGGGATCACCACCATCCTCTACTACTACGTGGCCCGCTACCACTGGAATTGGCCCGGGTGGAAGGTGTTGCCCGTGGTGGGCGTGTTTTTCTCCTTTGACCTGGCCTATTTCAGCTCCAACCTGCTGAAGTTTGTGGACGGCGGCTGGTTCACCCTCTCAGTGGCGGCCCTTCTCACCCTGGTGATGGTCACCTGGCGGGACGGCCGGGCCATTTTGGCCAAGCGGTTTGAGGAAGCCCGGATTCCCATCGAGGTGCTCCTCCGGGACATTGCCACCTACAAGCTGGTGCGCACCCCCGGCACCGCGGCCTTTCTGTCGGTATCCCCCACCGGCACGCCCGTGGCGCTGCTGCACCACCTGAAGCACAACGACGCCCTGCACGAGCGGGTCATCCTGCTGTCCATGGTTTCCACAGACACCCCTTATGTGCGGCCTCAGGAGCGCCTGGCCCTCACCGACCTGGGCTACGGCTTTTACCGCCTTGTGGCCTCTTACGGCTTCATGGAAACCCCCAGGGTTCCGGAGATCATCGCCTTGGCCAATGCCCAGGGACTGGACCTGGACATCTATTCCACCTCCTTCTATCTGGGGCGGGAGTCCCTCCTGCCCACCGGCCCCGGCCGCATGGCCCGCTGGCGCAAGGCGCTGTTCATCTTTCTCTCCCGCAACGCCTGGAATGTCGCCACCTTTTTCGACATCCCCCCCAACCGGGTGGTGGAACTGGGCAGTCAGGTGGAGCTGTAGGCCGAGGGCGGGCTGGGGCTGGCCAGGAGGCTCTCCGTCCGGCAGCACCGCCCAGCTGAAGTCGCCCCTCAGGGCAAGGGTATGGCAGGGGAAAGAGAAGAGGTCCTGGTTATCAGGTGTCTGGCCTCAGAGCAGTCTTCAGGCCCGATGGGGGGGGAGTCTTCTCAGTCTGAAGAGGCCAGGGCTTCAGTCGGCCTTCTTCTTTTTGCCGGTCTCAAACATCTGGCTCTGCAGTTTTTCCAGGGCCCGGTCCAGATTGACCTTGGCCTCCTGGTAATGGGTGGGCCTCAGCTCCAGGGCCTTCTGGAAGCACTTGGCGGCCTCCTCGTATTTCCCGTCCAGATAAAAATGCACGCCCACGTTGTTGTAGGCCTGGGCTTCATCCCCGGCCTTGAGGAAGGCAGCGAAAGCCTCGTCATAACGCTGCTGGCCGGCCAGGGCCAGCCCCATAAGATGGTTGAGCTTCTTGTTGGCGGGGTCCATCTCCAGGCCCCGTTTCACCCAGCTCATGGCCTGGGTGTAGTTTTTCAGATCTAAGTACGCCTGCCCCAGGGCGGCGTAAGGCATGGGGTTTTTGGGTTCCAGGCGGCTGGCCGCCTCCAGCTCGGTGATGGCCTCCCGGGGGCGCCCGGCGAGCAGGGTGGCCAAGCCCAAGAGATAGCGGGATTTGGCCCGGGTAGGGTCCTGGGCCACCAGCTGGCGGAATTCCTGGATGGCCTCGGAGTTCTTTTTGTCCTGGAGATACGCCAGCCCCAGCCCTTCCCGGGCCTCCAGCATCTGGGGCTGGGCCGCCAGCACCCGGGCAAACTCCTGCCGGGCCGCCTCATACTGGCCGGTGAGGAGGAGCGCCACCCCCAGCTTATAGCGGATGTCATGGCGGTCAGGCTGCTCCGCCAGGACCTGGAGGTAGGTCACCAGGGAGCTGTCATACTCCCGCTTCTTCAGGAGCATGTCCCCTAGGGCCTCCTGTCGCATGGGGAGCATCCCTTTAATATCCTCGGAGGGGGGCTCCAATTTGCCGGGCCCGTAAATGCGCTGCAGTTTGGCGACTTCCGACTGCTTGAGGGCCCGCACCGGGGCATCCGGCTTTTTGCTGCAGGCCGTCAGCATCAGGGCCACACCTGCCAGAGCCACCGCCTGGGCCAGATATCTGCTGCTCATCATCTCACCTCCCCCGGCTCCCAGTGTAGCGGGAATGACGTCGCTTGGCAACGAGTTCCCTGGCCTGCCGATTCGGGGTGCCGGTATCTCAGGCCCGGAGACGGTATTTTTTCAGCAGGGCATAGAGCCGGGGCAAAGAGAGGGCAGAGAGGCGGCAGGCCTCCTTGACGTTGTGCTGCGTCCGGGTCATCAGGGCCTCCATGTAGGCCTTTTCAGCCTGGGCCACGACCCGGCGCCGGTATTCCTTGAAGCTGACTTCCGCCGGAACCAGCTCCGCTGCCCCCGTCGGTTCCGGCTCGGGGAGAGGGCACCGGACCGGCCGCACTCCGGAGGGCAGATGCCAGGCCCGGAGCACCGGCTCGGCGCCCGCGGCTTTGAGAGCCTGGGTGAGCACCGCCACCAGCTCCGCCACATTCCCCGGCCAGGGGTAGGCCAAAAAAGCCTCCAGGACATCCGGCCCCAGGCCTTTAAAGTTGCCGGAGGGGCAGAGGCGCAGCAGGTGAAAGAAGGCCAGTTCGGGGATGTCCTCCCGTCGCTCCCGCAGGGGCGGCAGCCGAATGACCATATCGGCAAAGTGATCCCACAGATCCCGGAGGAAAAGCCCGTCCCGGACCAGGGGGGCCAGCTCCCGGGAACTGGCGGCCACCAGCCGGAAGCCCCTCCCCGGGCCAGCCTGGCGCCGGGACAGCAGCTCTGCCAGACTGTGCTGGAGCTGCGGGCTGAGAGCCTCCACCTCCCGGAGGAACAGGGTGCCCCCCTGGGCCTGGCGGCTGAGGGCCGGCCAGGGCGAGGCCGCAGGAGACGAGGCCTCCCCTTCCCTGCCGGCCAGAGAACCGGCGGAAACAGTCACGAAGGGGCCATGGCGGCCGGCGCGGTGGAGGTGCAGGGTGCGCGCAAAGAGACTCCGGCCGGTGCCGTCCTCCCCCAGTATCAGGACCGGCCTCTCCTGGCCGGCGGCCCGGGCCAGGGCTTCATAACAGGGCCGCATGGCGGCGCTCCGGCCCACCACTTCCTCCAGAAGAAGAGGTAAATGCACCACCTCGGGAGAGCCGGCCTCCCGGAAGGCCAAGGCCCGGCCCAAAAGGGCGCGGGTCTCCGGGAGGGAGTCGGTGCGGCGGAGAATGCCTGCCACCCCCCCGTGGAAGGCAGGGCTGTCCGGAGCCGCCTCCCCGGCTCCAAGAATGAGGAAGACCCGGGGAGGCTGAGGCAGGCGCTGCACCTGGGGCAGGATCTCCAGGCCGCTGCCATCCGGCAGCCGCAGGTCCACCAGCACCAGATCCCAGGAGTCCTCTGCGGCCTTGGCCACCCCTTGGGCCACACTGGCGGCCGTCTCCACCCGGTGCCCCATCTCCCTCAGCAGGTCCGCCAACATCTCCCGGAAGAGTTCATCATCCTCAATGAGCAGGACCCGGGCCTGACCGCCGCAGAAAGAAATTCCGGGCTCGGAAAGGGGAGCTTTCCTGATGGGGGCGTATGACATGGCCGACACCTCCTGGCCTCCCCCGCTTAAGAGGCCAAGCCCTTCGGTCCGGGAGGGGGGAAAATCCGGTCCAGGGCGGCAGTGAGTTCACTCAAGGACCATGGTTTCAGGGCGAAGTCCTGCACCCCGGCGGTTTTGGCCTTCTCCAGGGTGACGAGATCCAAGGGGTCAAGACTGAGAATCACCGGCAGGCCGGGATGAAGGGTCCGCACTTCCCGGGCCAGGTCCAGACCGCTGATGGGGGCCAGGTCCTGATCCGCCAGCAGCAGATCAAAGTCCTGGGGCCGGGTCCGGAAAAGTTCCAGCGCCTCCTGGCCGTTGAGGGCCAGGTGGACCTCAAAGCCCAGACTGTGGAGGATCTCCCGCCAGAGAGCCCCTTGGCTCTCGTCTCCGGCGGCCAGGAGGATCCGCCCCCGGGCCTGACGGCGGCGCGCCGGCGCTTCCGGCCCCTCTCCGGCCTCCTCGGGCTGAGACCGCCGCTCCCAGGGCCGGCTGAAGGCCAGAATCTGCTGCACCAGGTCCCGCCCCCGGCGGCCGGCCTTCAGAACCTGAGCCAGTTTGGCCCTGGCCGGGTCCTCCTCCGGCAGGGCGGCCTGGGCCATCTCCGCATACCCCAGCATCACCGCCAGGATCTGGTCGAAGTCCCGGGCCAGGGAGCCGGCCAGACTTCCCAGGGCCTCCAGGCGCTCCCGTCGCCGGCGCGCCGCGTCCTCCCCGGCGCCCCTCAGGACTGGCATGGGTCCGGGGCCGCCGCTGACCTCCGTTTCAGGGGCAACCTCCAGGGGGACTGGACCTTCCAGGAGACGTCTGATCACCATGATGCCGCCGTCAGCTTCCCCCTTGGCATCCCGCAGGGGGGTCAGAAAGGCGTCATAACAGGCCGCCGTCCCCCCGGGGACAAGCTGCACCGGCTGCTTGGGATCGAGAAGCCGCCTGGCCTCCCTGATCTCCCGGAGTTTCTCCCCTGCCGTCAGTCCCGGCAGCACCCGGCTCACTTCCTGGCCGTACACCTCCTGCCGGGTCAGGCCGGTGATGGATTCCATGGCCCGGTTCCAGTGAGTCAGCCGGCCCTCCCGGGTGAAGGCCGCCACCCCCGCCTCACAGGCCGCCAGGGCAGTATCGGCCACCTGGCGCTCCCGGGTAAGTTCCCGGTTCAGGTCCTCCTGTTCCGCCTGGGAGAGGAGGGAAGCCCCCAGATACTGCTCCTTCAGGAGACGATGAGACCGTTGGAGCCTGGCCAGCTCCTCCTCCAGCTCCCGGAGGCGGCTTATGTCCACGGCCACCCCGGTGAAGCCTTCCCGGGCCTCATCCCACTTACCCCACAGGCGCAACGTGGCCACCTTCCCGTCCCGGCGCAGGAAGGGGACCTCCACGCCCACCACCCGTCCCTGAGCCGCCTGGGCCAGGAGGCGTTCCCAGGCCGCCGGCTCCGCCACCCGGTCTTGCGGCACAAATTCTTCAAGCAGGCTGTCGGCCTCCGGCCAACCCAACATACGGGCCAGGGCGTCATTGGCGGCCACGAGACTGAAGCCGGGTAAGCGGGCCTGAAATCTCCCCACGCCGGCTTCCTCCTCCCATAAAACCCCTGGGGCTGCGGCGACCGTCCCCCGGCCCTGGGCTGCTCCCTCCCGCAGTCGGCGGCATTCCTCCCCGTGCCGCCGGATTACGAGTCCCGCGGCGGCAACGCCGGCCAGAAGCTCCGCCAGATCTTTCTGGGCGCTGAGCCGGCGCCCTTCGGGGCCCAAGACCGCCAGGACTCCCATGGTCTTTCCGGCCACTCGCAGCGGCACGGCCAGACAGGCGGCCAGATGCGCCTCCCGGAGCGCCGCCGCCCAGGGAAGGGGCCCAAAATCTTCTGCCACCAGATCGCCCCACACCGCCACCCCGGTCTGGTAAGCCTGGCTGAAAGGATGCTGCTCCGGAGCACCCAGGAGAGTGAAGGAAGCAGCGATGAACACCGGGGGGAGGGAGCCGGCCCAGGCCACGGGCTTGAGCCTCTCGTCCTGGGGCAGAAGAATCACCGCGGCAGCCCCGCCCACGGCTTCCACCGCCAGGTGGCAGACTTCCCGGAGAAAGGGGCCTTCTTCCATCTCGCCGGCCAGGAGCTCCAAAGCCCGGCGGAGTGACCGGGGCACTGAAGCCGGCGAGGAAAGCCCCGTTTCCTTGTCTGGGATGTCAACCGTCATTGCCGTGGCTCACCTAAATCATCCATAGCCTGCCGCAGAAAATGTAAGGGGAGAAGTATTACATTCTCACATAGCAAAAAAATTCTCTTTTTTAAAGAAAAAAGGGGCAAATAAAGTAGAGGGCCAGATCAGGGAGGGCTTCTATTCTTATCGAATAAGAAAAGCCAGTTGGCAGGCAGGCCCGATGGTTATCCTGGCGGCAGTCCCTGAAGGCCGAAAACATATCCTTTCATCGGACCGGCTCACGGTCACAGAGGCACCAGCTCTACCCGGCCCCAGGCCCCCAGGGTCTCTCCCACCACCACCACTGCGCCCACAGCACCGGGAATGCCCGCCAGCCAGGCCAGGGCCGGGTCGATATCCTGAGGCCTCCGCACCCGATTACCCAGGGCGGTGGCCAGGGCATCGGCCAGCGCCGCGGTGGGCGCCAGCACGCAGGCGGCGTCGGCCCGGCCCAAACTGAGGGAATGACCCACCGTGCCCGAGGAGGTGCACACCCCCAGGGGGGTGTCTTCGGCGCCTATCCTTAAGCCCACCCGGTGGCTTAAGGGCGAGGCCCCGGCATAGAGGGCCACGGTGGCCGGCTGGGTGAGGGCGAGAAAGACATCCCCGCCATTTTCCACGATGACTTCGGGGCTTACGGCCATCAGGACCCGGCCCACCCGCTCCGCCAAAGCCCCCGCCACCGCCGCCATGGGCCCCACCCCGGCCACCTGGGCCGCGGCCACCATCTCCCGCACCACCGGGGGCGCAAAGGGGTCATCGGGCCATGGCGTCAGCACCTCGAGAAAATCGGGGTGGGCGGCGATGTAGCTCTCCAGCCGGGCCCGCTCCTGCACCACCGTCTCCCGGGCCAGACCGCTCAGATCCCGCTCGGCCAGGATGAGGAGGTCCGTCTGCTGCACCGCCACCCGGAAGGCCACCAGGCCCTCCCGGGCCATGCGGGTGCGATAGGTGCGGGGTTCATGTGGCGCCATCGGCTTAAGATACCTCAGAAACGTTGCCCCAGAAGGTTGAAATAGACTGGCAGGAAGCGGTGGCCCCCTGCCCTCTCCCGATTCCCTTGCCCGAAGCCCTATGAGTGACGCGGGCTTCTCCTTCAGCCCGAGCCTTCTTCAGCCCCGGAGGGCAATGAGCACTGCGCCCCCCACCATGAAGAGCACCCCGGCCAGGCGGGGCAAAAACGGCCTTTCATGGAGCCACAGGCCGCCCAGCAGCACCCCGAAAAGCAGGCTTAAGCGCTTGACCCCGATGAGATAGGCGGTGGAGGTCAGCATCACCCCGAAGGTGAAGCACAGGATACTGGTGACCACGGATAAGCCCAACAAGACTCCCCACACCAGCCGGCCCCGGAGCCCGTCTTTGAGGCGCACCCGGCTGAAAGGGTAACCCGTGAGCATGACCCCGCCGAAAAACAAGGGGTAGGCAATGCCCATGAACAGGGGACTGGAGTGGAGGATGGCCAGCTTGTAGAGGGTGGCGGTGAAGGAAAAGATGAAGGCCACCAGGAGCATCATGCGGGCGCCCCGCTCCCGAAACAGGGCGGCCAGCGGCCCTAAGACGCCCTTGACCCCGGTGCCCAGGCTGAGAATGTAGCCCCCCACCCCGATGAGCACGATGCCCACCAGGCCTGCCCGGTCCGGCATCTCCCCCAAAAGCAGCCACCCCGTGCCCAGGATGAAGACCGGGGTAAAGGAGAGGAAGGGGATGCACAAAGACAGGTGGCAGGTCTTCAGGCTGGCCATATAGAGCAACGACGAGCTCACCTCCAGCACCGTGAGGACTGCCAGGGTCAGGAGGAGGTGCCAATGAAAGGCGGGCCACTCCACCAGGAAAGCAGCAGCTGCAAGAAAGGGCGCGGCGCACAGGATGCGGGTGAGCCCCATGCCGTAGGGAGTGAGATGGCTAAAATGGCGCTTGATGAGGGCGTCCGCCCCGGCGTCCCCCAGCGCCGCTCCCAAGCCAAAGAGGAGCCAGAGGTACTCCACCGCCTCAGGCCTCCCCTTGAGCCCCGGCAACCTTCATGGCCGCCAGGTGGTTGGCCAGGGCCACAAACTCCGCCACGCTCAGGGTCTCGGCGCGGCGTTGCGGCTCAATCCCCACGGCCTGCAAGAGCTCCGGCACCTGGGCGGGAGAGAGTCCCAGGTCCGCGGCACCCGCCCCCAGGCTGTTGTGCAGGGTCTTGCGCCGCTGCCCGAAGGCCAGGCGCACCAGCCGCCGCAGCAGCTCCGGGTCGGCCGCCGCCGGCTGGAAAAGCCGCGGCCGCAGGCGCACCACGGTGGAGTTGACCTGAGGCGGCGGGTAGAAATTCCCCGGGCCCAGGGTAAACAGGGACTCGATGGCGAAGTGATACTGCAGGAGCACGGAGAGGATGCCGTAATCCTTGTTGCCGGGCGCGGCCATGAGCCGCCGAGCCACTTCCTGCTGCATCATCAGCACCGCCCGCTCCATGGCCGCCTTGTCCGTCGCCAGCTTGAATAGCAAGGGGGAAGTGATCTGGTAAGGCAGATTCCCCACCACCTTGAGGGGCCACCCCACCTCCCGGGCCAGGGCCGTCAGGTCGTAGGTGAGGACGTCCTGGCAGAGGATGAGGACCTGGGGCTGGTTTTGAAATTCCTGCTGAAGAAACTCCGCCAGACGGTGGTCCAGCTCCAGAGCCACCAGGCGGCCGGCCTGCTCCGCCAGAAGGCTAGTAAGAGCCCCCAGCCCCGGGCCCACCTCCACCACCACATCCTCCGGTGTGAGGTCCAGGGCAGCCACGATGCGCCGGGCCTGCTTGGGCTGGGTGAGGAAGTGCTGCCCCAAGGATTTCTGGGGCTTGAGACCCAGGCGTTCAAGAAGCGTCCGGGGAGAGGGGCTGGACACAGACAGACCTGCCGCGGCGGCGCTGCCGTTGGCGCCGCACGGCCCACAGGGTGAGGAAATAAGAGGCCACCGCCGGCGGCAGAGCAATGATCACCCCGCCCACCTGCAGCGCCAGGCCCCCCCGCCAGAGGACCTCCAGGGCGCTTTTCCAGGTCCAGACCTCCGGCAGGGTGAGCACCCCGCCGGGAAAGAGCAGGTAGGCTCCCACCTCAAAGGCCAGGATATACAAGGGCACGATGGTCAGCGGATTCATCACCCAGATGCCGAGATAGGCGGTGACCACCGAGACCCGGAGCAGGGGCGCCAGGGTGAGCACCGTCACCATATGGAAGGGCACCGTGGGGGTGATGCCCACAAAGACCCCCAGGGCCATCCCCCAGGCCAGCTTGCGGGGATCGCCCCGCAGCCGGCTGAGCCTCAGCCAGTAATAGCGGAGCAGCCGCCTCAGTTTCATGCGGGCCCGGATTCCGCCGCCGGAGGCGGGTGCCCCTCCTCCCGCAGGCGCCGCCGGAGCACCTTGCCCACCGCGCTCTTGGGGAGCTCCGTGCGGAATTCCACCTGCCGGGGCACCTTGTAGGCCGCCAGGCGCTCCTTGCAGAAGGACTGCACTTCCTCCGGAGTGAGCTGGGCTCCGGGCTGGGGCACGATGACCGCCTGTACCATCTCCCCCCGATACGGGTCCGGCACTCCCACCACCACCGCCTCCTTGATACCGGGGTGCTGGAAGAGGACCTCCTCCACCTCCCGGGGGAAGATCTTGTAGCCGGCGCTGATAATGATGTCCTTTTTTCTGTCTATTATATAAAAATATCCGTCCTCATCCATCCGGGCCAGATCGCCGGTATAGAGCCAGCCGTCCCGGAGCACCAGGGCGGTCTCCGCGGGTTGGCGCCAGTAGCCCTGCATCACCTGGGGCCCCCGGATGATGAGCTCCCCCACCTCCCCCGGCGGCAGGTCCCGCTCACCGGTGACGGCGTCCATAATGCGGGCGTCGGTGCCGGGAAAAGGCACCCCGATGCTCCCCACCGGTCGCGGGCCGCCAAAGGGCATGAAGTGGGTGACGGGGCTGGCCTCGGTAAGGCCGTAACCCTCCAGAATGGTGCAGCCGGTGAGGCGCTCGAAGCTCTGCCGCACCTCCGCCGGCAAAGGCGCGGAGCCGCTGACGCAGGCCCACAGGGAGGAAAAATCCACCGTGCGGATCTCCGGGTGATGAATCAGGGCCACAAACAGGGTGGGCACCCCGGGGAGCAAGGTGGGCCGGCCTTTTTTGAGGAGGCGCAGAAACTCCCGGATCTCAAAGCGGGGCAAGAGCAGGACCTGGGCGGCCACCGACACCGGCCAGTTGAGGCAGACGGTGAGCCCGAAGGCATGAAACATGGGGAGCAGGCCCACCAGGCGCTCCTCCCCCACCTTCACCTGGGGCAGCCAGGCGTTGATCTGGGCCACGTTGGCCATGAGGTTGGCGTGGGTGAG
Proteins encoded in this region:
- a CDS encoding response regulator, producing the protein MPRSLRRALELLAGEMEEGPFLREVCHLAVEAVGGAAAVILLPQDERLKPVAWAGSLPPVFIAASFTLLGAPEQHPFSQAYQTGVAVWGDLVAEDFGPLPWAAALREAHLAACLAVPLRVAGKTMGVLAVLGPEGRRLSAQKDLAELLAGVAAAGLVIRRHGEECRRLREGAAQGRGTVAAAPGVLWEEEAGVGRFQARLPGFSLVAANDALARMLGWPEADSLLEEFVPQDRVAEPAAWERLLAQAAQGRVVGVEVPFLRRDGKVATLRLWGKWDEAREGFTGVAVDISRLRELEEELARLQRSHRLLKEQYLGASLLSQAEQEDLNRELTRERQVADTALAACEAGVAAFTREGRLTHWNRAMESITGLTRQEVYGQEVSRVLPGLTAGEKLREIREARRLLDPKQPVQLVPGGTAACYDAFLTPLRDAKGEADGGIMVIRRLLEGPVPLEVAPETEVSGGPGPMPVLRGAGEDAARRRRERLEALGSLAGSLARDFDQILAVMLGYAEMAQAALPEEDPARAKLAQVLKAGRRGRDLVQQILAFSRPWERRSQPEEAGEGPEAPARRRQARGRILLAAGDESQGALWREILHSLGFEVHLALNGQEALELFRTRPQDFDLLLADQDLAPISGLDLAREVRTLHPGLPVILSLDPLDLVTLEKAKTAGVQDFALKPWSLSELTAALDRIFPPPGPKGLAS
- a CDS encoding UPF0280 family protein encodes the protein MAPHEPRTYRTRMAREGLVAFRVAVQQTDLLILAERDLSGLARETVVQERARLESYIAAHPDFLEVLTPWPDDPFAPPVVREMVAAAQVAGVGPMAAVAGALAERVGRVLMAVSPEVIVENGGDVFLALTQPATVALYAGASPLSHRVGLRIGAEDTPLGVCTSSGTVGHSLSLGRADAACVLAPTAALADALATALGNRVRRPQDIDPALAWLAGIPGAVGAVVVVGETLGAWGRVELVPL
- a CDS encoding EamA family transporter — protein: MEYLWLLFGLGAALGDAGADALIKRHFSHLTPYGMGLTRILCAAPFLAAAAFLVEWPAFHWHLLLTLAVLTVLEVSSSLLYMASLKTCHLSLCIPFLSFTPVFILGTGWLLLGEMPDRAGLVGIVLIGVGGYILSLGTGVKGVLGPLAALFRERGARMMLLVAFIFSFTATLYKLAILHSSPLFMGIAYPLFFGGVMLTGYPFSRVRLKDGLRGRLVWGVLLGLSVVTSILCFTFGVMLTSTAYLIGVKRLSLLFGVLLGGLWLHERPFLPRLAGVLFMVGGAVLIALRG
- the rsmA gene encoding 16S rRNA (adenine(1518)-N(6)/adenine(1519)-N(6))-dimethyltransferase RsmA, giving the protein MSSPSPRTLLERLGLKPQKSLGQHFLTQPKQARRIVAALDLTPEDVVVEVGPGLGALTSLLAEQAGRLVALELDHRLAEFLQQEFQNQPQVLILCQDVLTYDLTALAREVGWPLKVVGNLPYQITSPLLFKLATDKAAMERAVLMMQQEVARRLMAAPGNKDYGILSVLLQYHFAIESLFTLGPGNFYPPPQVNSTVVRLRPRLFQPAAADPELLRRLVRLAFGQRRKTLHNSLGAGAADLGLSPAQVPELLQAVGIEPQRRAETLSVAEFVALANHLAAMKVAGAQGEA
- a CDS encoding DUF2062 domain-containing protein: MKLRRLLRYYWLRLSRLRGDPRKLAWGMALGVFVGITPTVPFHMVTVLTLAPLLRVSVVTAYLGIWVMNPLTIVPLYILAFEVGAYLLFPGGVLTLPEVWTWKSALEVLWRGGLALQVGGVIIALPPAVASYFLTLWAVRRQRQRRRGRSVCVQPLSPDAS
- a CDS encoding long-chain fatty acid--CoA ligase, with the protein product MNRPWLRHYDPGVPPEIEVPEEPVPWLLWQAAARAGDRPALNFYGRITTYAALRDQVARLAQGLTELGLAPGERLALLLPNCPQLVTAYFAALSLGAVVVLINPLNSQSEVRHQVEDSGARMLVALDHLLPKAAGLLAEGKLSRIIVTSLTDALPWPLNWLYPLKAWRQGLPRGCPKAAGYARYARLLASPPYPEPPRPGPADVAVLQYTGGTTGTPKAAILTHANLMANVAQINAWLPQVKVGEERLVGLLPMFHAFGLTVCLNWPVSVAAQVLLLPRFEIREFLRLLKKGRPTLLPGVPTLFVALIHHPEIRTVDFSSLWACVSGSAPLPAEVRQSFERLTGCTILEGYGLTEASPVTHFMPFGGPRPVGSIGVPFPGTDARIMDAVTGERDLPPGEVGELIIRGPQVMQGYWRQPAETALVLRDGWLYTGDLARMDEDGYFYIIDRKKDIIISAGYKIFPREVEEVLFQHPGIKEAVVVGVPDPYRGEMVQAVIVPQPGAQLTPEEVQSFCKERLAAYKVPRQVEFRTELPKSAVGKVLRRRLREEGHPPPAAESGPA